In Xenorhabdus griffiniae, the genomic window TTAACGCGTTGCAAAAATGACCTCCCCCCTTTTACGACACCCTCGCATTGGGCGAGGGTTTACGGCGGATTTTGCTAATTTCGCGTGACTCCACCAAGCACAGCTCCACGAACAAACCGTTCGGCAGTGCCATATTCAAGGGGCTACAGGCTACAGCTTATTCGCCACTGTTTCCAGAGGATGCTGCGTAGCTTACGTCTTATATCGGCATCACCGACGGCCACTGGCTCTGGCTATAGTGGCTTTTCCAGCTCCTCAGATAGCGTTTTAGTCCTTGGATTAGCTGAGCGAGGCTTTTTCTTCCCGTATTGCGTCCCGTTAGTTCCCTTATCCGCGCTTTGAACTACATCAAAAGCTATGACACACAACAAAAAACCTCGCCGAAGCGAGGTAAAATGTCTGAAATTAAATAAACCTGTGATAACACTATGTCACTGTTTCTCACCATTCGAGAAAAGCCAATCAGCTATGTGACATAGCTATCACTCTCGTCACAATATATCGACTTCTGTAATTACGCAACCTGATTGATGACTTTTTTTTGTATGCATTTATCAAATTCCAAAATACCCCCCTGACACTGCCAATATTCCTTCTAGGGGCCTGTAATCTTTTAGAAATTTTACTGTGGGATGTGTGTATTTTAATCAATCAGGACACCTTGGTAAGGGAATAGGAATGACATTAATTAACATGTCGTTATAAAACGTAAATCGGCTTAAAAAATTACAGATAATTTTGCAGGATGAACAATCCCAACCCAAGACATTAACTTCCGATGAACAGCGGGAATTAATAAAATTCATTAAATAAAACAAATAATTAAGAATAGAAAAGGCAACCCTAAAAAAGCGAGTGCCTTCTTTGCGAAAGCATTGCTGTAAAATGTTACATCATTCCTGCGCTACCGCAAATGCGGATTTTAGTTTCAACCACTTTGCGCATAGCCTCTTTACCCGGTGTGATATATTTGCGCGGATCGTTTGCATCAGGGTGTTCAGCAAAATAGGCTTTGACCGCGTCAGCAAAAGCGATTTTCAGATCTGTCGCCACATTCACCTTGCAGATCCCAAAATTAATCGCACGCCGAACCATCTCTTCAGGGATACCCGATGCACCATGCAATACCAGTGGAATATCAACCTGCTGCCTGATGGCGTCCAGGCGATCAAAATCAAGGTGCGGCTTACCGTGATACAGGCCATGCGCTGAACCTATCGCAACCGCCAATGAATCAATACCTGTCCGAGCAACATACTCTTTCGCCGCTATAGGATCAGTATAGAAGCTATCTTTGCTATCGACGACTAAATCATCCTCCTGCCCGCCAAGCCTGCCTAATTCGGCCTCAACGCTGACATCATAATTCTGGCAAAATCGGACCACCCGAGATACTGCCTCAATATTCTGCTCAAAAGGCAGATGTGAACCATCAATCATCACAGAACGAATACCAGACTGCACTTTATGACAGATATCATCATACTCTTCATGGTGATCCAGATGCAGTGCCACTGGCAGGTGGTTGATATAGGCCGCTTCACGACAGATAGACACCATATATTCCAGCCCTGCGTAGGTAAAAGTGCCAGGTGTTCCCGCCAATATTACCGGTGATGATAGTGCGGCGGCGGTTTCTACTACCACCTGCACTGTTTCAAGGTTATGGACATTAAAAGCGGGCACAGCATATCCACCCCGTTGCGCTTTTTTTAGCATTTCTCGATTAGAAATCAGATACATGTGACCTCCTCAGATACCATCAATATCCTGTGATGACGGTTTTTCACGCTGTTGCTCATGCCACAGACTGGTCAGCCCACGATGTCCGCACTCCAGTGCCATGTCGCGAAACTCAAGGGCTGTCATACCGTCACGTTCAAGCATCATCTCCACAACCATCTGCATATTAGTACCGGTAATAACCTGATATGCAGGATGATTTAATGCCAGTTGCGCAGACTGTCTGAATGGAGAACCACCGAGTAAATCGGTGAGAAAAACCAGCCCATCCCCCTGATCACATTGACCGCACGCAGCCGCCAGTGCTTTTTTCAGTGTCTCAGTACACATTCCTTCTGGAAAATCCACGGCTACACATTGCGCCTGTGGGCCAATGACCTGCTCTACTGCCTGCAACAGGCCACTGGCAAAACTGCCATGTCCGGTTATCACTACACCTAACATCTGCACCCCTTATAGAAAACCAACTAATTTACCGACAACCCCGAACACTACTGTGATACCAATCAGTTTCACCGGTGAGCTTCCCTTCTTCATCAGCCAGTACACCAGTAGAGTAAAAGCCAGAGGCAGCAGATTAGGCATCAGTTTATCCAGTACATCCGTCTGTAGAGCAACCTTCGCCTCACCCGCCTTCATGACTAACGGTGTGGAAAGATGAACGTAAGAAGCCACCAGCGCGCCTATCACTGTCATACCGACAATTGAAGCCGCATGAGAGATGTTCCTGGTGTGCGTTTTCAGCATGGCAATCGCTTTGGTACCGGCCTGATAGCCGTAATGCGCCAGCCCGAAACGCAGGGCAAAGTGCACAATATTAAACATTAGCAGAAAAATAATCGGTCCGAATAAACTGCCCTGAAGTGCCAAAGATGCCCCAATGCCGGCGCAAATAGGTAGTAGAGTCAACCAGAATAGAGCATCACCGATCCCGCCTAAAGGTCCCATTAATGCAACTTTCACAGCACGGATAGTAGATACCTTCTCTTTGCTCTTTTCCATCGCCAGTACAAGCCCAGACAGAAAAGTGACGTCAAAGGGATGAACATTGATAAACTCCATATGCATTTTCATGGAGTTGGATAAATCCTGTGGATTTTTATGGATCTTGCGCAGTGCTGGTATCAGGGT contains:
- a CDS encoding group II intron maturase-specific domain-containing protein encodes the protein MRELTGRNTGRKSLAQLIQGLKRYLRSWKSHYSQSQWPSVMPI
- a CDS encoding tagatose bisphosphate family class II aldolase; protein product: MYLISNREMLKKAQRGGYAVPAFNVHNLETVQVVVETAAALSSPVILAGTPGTFTYAGLEYMVSICREAAYINHLPVALHLDHHEEYDDICHKVQSGIRSVMIDGSHLPFEQNIEAVSRVVRFCQNYDVSVEAELGRLGGQEDDLVVDSKDSFYTDPIAAKEYVARTGIDSLAVAIGSAHGLYHGKPHLDFDRLDAIRQQVDIPLVLHGASGIPEEMVRRAINFGICKVNVATDLKIAFADAVKAYFAEHPDANDPRKYITPGKEAMRKVVETKIRICGSAGMM
- the agaF gene encoding PTS galactosamine/N-acetylgalactosamine transporter subunit IIA; its protein translation is MLGVVITGHGSFASGLLQAVEQVIGPQAQCVAVDFPEGMCTETLKKALAAACGQCDQGDGLVFLTDLLGGSPFRQSAQLALNHPAYQVITGTNMQMVVEMMLERDGMTALEFRDMALECGHRGLTSLWHEQQREKPSSQDIDGI
- a CDS encoding PTS system mannose/fructose/sorbose family transporter subunit IID is translated as MAFNIATSQVDRDDYIDSDPAPELTNRDINVMALRSLLLQASFNYERMQAGGWLYTLIPALRKIHKNPQDLSNSMKMHMEFINVHPFDVTFLSGLVLAMEKSKEKVSTIRAVKVALMGPLGGIGDALFWLTLLPICAGIGASLALQGSLFGPIIFLLMFNIVHFALRFGLAHYGYQAGTKAIAMLKTHTRNISHAASIVGMTVIGALVASYVHLSTPLVMKAGEAKVALQTDVLDKLMPNLLPLAFTLLVYWLMKKGSSPVKLIGITVVFGVVGKLVGFL